A single genomic interval of Cupriavidus necator harbors:
- a CDS encoding sensor histidine kinase → MPARLRRSLALRLLAVAAVWLAAALGASGWLLSTLFERHVNNTYVRQLDHQLAGLAAALDWSADGKLVLTRTPADPRYELPYSGTYWQARAPGALLRSRSLWDTEMPVTVERRLAGAQADVRPGPGNQSLLVVSRQLVLPSADTPVEISVALDRTELRAARRSFNRTLAWSLTALGLGLMLAVAAQVKFGLAPLARLRRALGTMQARREARLGGNWPTEVEPLVAEINALLARNTQALERSRRQAADLAHAVKTPLAVLANEAAALPGAPAHAVAAQVEAMRRQVDRHLARARAAGAAAARGQRIDAGAPVRELTRALARLHAERALALTVEGAGHFAGDRQDLVEILGNLLDNACQWARTRVRVTLQEADGELEILVEDDGPGMPPEAQALATARFGRLDEAAAGSGLGLAIVTEIAAMYDGSLALASSPLGGLAARLRLPAGLP, encoded by the coding sequence ATGCCGGCCCGCCTGCGCCGATCCCTTGCGCTGCGCCTGCTGGCAGTGGCGGCGGTCTGGCTGGCAGCGGCGCTGGGCGCCAGCGGCTGGCTGCTGTCGACGCTGTTCGAGCGCCACGTCAACAACACCTATGTGCGCCAGCTCGACCACCAGTTGGCGGGCCTGGCCGCGGCGCTGGACTGGAGCGCCGACGGCAAGCTGGTCCTCACCCGTACCCCCGCCGATCCCCGCTACGAGCTGCCCTACTCCGGCACCTACTGGCAGGCGCGCGCGCCGGGCGCGCTGCTGCGCTCGCGCTCGCTGTGGGATACGGAAATGCCGGTGACGGTGGAGCGCCGCCTTGCCGGCGCCCAGGCCGACGTGCGCCCGGGCCCCGGCAACCAGTCGTTGCTGGTGGTGTCGCGGCAACTGGTGCTGCCGTCCGCGGATACCCCGGTAGAGATCTCGGTGGCACTGGACCGGACCGAGCTGCGTGCCGCGCGCCGCAGCTTCAACCGGACGCTGGCGTGGTCGCTGACGGCGCTGGGACTGGGGCTGATGCTGGCGGTTGCGGCGCAGGTGAAGTTTGGGCTGGCGCCGCTGGCGCGGCTGCGGCGCGCGCTGGGCACGATGCAGGCGCGGCGCGAGGCACGCCTGGGCGGCAACTGGCCCACCGAAGTCGAACCCCTGGTGGCCGAGATCAATGCCCTGCTGGCACGCAACACTCAGGCGCTGGAACGCTCGCGCCGGCAGGCGGCGGACCTGGCGCACGCGGTCAAGACGCCACTGGCAGTGCTCGCCAACGAGGCCGCGGCGCTGCCGGGGGCGCCGGCGCATGCCGTGGCGGCGCAGGTCGAAGCGATGCGCCGGCAGGTCGACCGCCATCTGGCACGCGCCCGCGCCGCGGGCGCCGCGGCGGCGCGCGGCCAGCGTATCGATGCCGGCGCGCCGGTGCGGGAGCTGACCCGAGCACTGGCGCGGCTGCACGCTGAGCGCGCGCTGGCGCTGACGGTTGAAGGCGCCGGGCACTTTGCCGGCGACCGGCAAGACCTGGTCGAAATACTCGGCAACCTGCTCGACAATGCCTGCCAGTGGGCGCGCACGCGCGTGCGCGTCACGCTGCAGGAAGCGGATGGCGAGCTCGAAATACTGGTCGAGGACGACGGCCCGGGCATGCCGCCGGAGGCGCAGGCACTCGCCACCGCCCGCTTTGGCCGGCTCGACGAGGCCGCTGCCGGCAGCGGGCTGGGCCTGGCGATCGTGACGGAAATCGCCGCGATGTACGACGGCAGCCTGGCGCTGGCATCGAGCCCGCTGGGCGGGCTGGCGGCGCGGCTGCGGCTGCCGGCGGGGCTGCCCTGA
- a CDS encoding response regulator transcription factor, with translation MRILLVEDEAALAAQVRASLAEAGYAVDVAADGLDACHLGEQEPYDAVILDLGLPRLDGLSVLRRWRAAQVGVPVLILTARDSWTEKVEGIDAGADDYLAKPFRMEELLARIRALIRRAHGMPAPELQCGPVRMNPRAGKVTVDGTPVALTSHEFRVLDYLMHHPGAIVSKTALTEHIYAQDFDRDSNTIEVFVGRLRRKLGVDVIETVRGQGYRMRPPSPPQP, from the coding sequence ATGCGCATCTTGCTGGTCGAAGACGAAGCCGCCCTCGCCGCCCAGGTCCGCGCCAGCCTGGCCGAGGCCGGCTATGCCGTCGACGTGGCCGCGGACGGCCTGGATGCCTGCCACCTGGGCGAGCAGGAGCCCTACGACGCCGTCATCCTGGACCTGGGCCTGCCGCGGCTGGACGGCCTTTCGGTGCTGCGCCGCTGGCGCGCCGCGCAGGTCGGCGTGCCGGTGCTGATCCTGACCGCGCGCGACAGCTGGACCGAGAAGGTCGAAGGCATCGATGCCGGCGCCGACGACTACCTGGCCAAGCCATTCCGCATGGAAGAGCTGCTCGCGCGCATCCGCGCGCTGATCCGGCGCGCGCACGGCATGCCGGCGCCGGAGCTGCAATGCGGCCCGGTGCGGATGAATCCGCGCGCAGGCAAGGTCACCGTCGACGGCACGCCGGTGGCACTGACCTCGCATGAATTCCGCGTGCTGGACTACCTGATGCACCATCCCGGCGCCATCGTCAGCAAGACCGCGCTGACCGAGCATATCTATGCCCAGGACTTCGACCGCGACAGCAACACCATCGAGGTCTTCGTCGGGCGGCTGCGCCGCAAGCTTGGCGTGGATGTCATCGAGACCGTGCGCGGCCAGGGCTACCGCATGCGGCCGCCGTCGCCACCGCAGCCCTAG
- a CDS encoding PepSY domain-containing protein: protein MKFNFPALLRPGVLVAAALLALAAMPAAHADKDADRARAAVQSGEILPLSRILETVSRQYEGDVIGVELDRDDGIWQYEVKLLLPGGSVAKLEYDARTAALLKAKGRGLENARRKP, encoded by the coding sequence ATGAAGTTCAACTTCCCGGCCCTCCTGCGCCCCGGCGTGCTGGTCGCTGCGGCGCTGCTGGCGCTGGCGGCGATGCCGGCCGCGCACGCCGACAAGGACGCCGACCGCGCCCGCGCGGCCGTGCAGTCCGGCGAAATCCTGCCGCTGTCGCGCATCCTGGAAACGGTATCGCGCCAGTACGAGGGCGACGTCATCGGCGTTGAGCTGGACCGCGACGACGGCATCTGGCAATACGAGGTCAAGCTGCTGTTGCCGGGCGGTTCGGTGGCCAAGCTCGAGTACGATGCACGCACGGCCGCCCTGCTCAAGGCGAAGGGGCGTGGGCTGGAAAACGCCCGCCGCAAACCCTGA
- a CDS encoding HU family DNA-binding protein, whose protein sequence is MATKAKPTAKTATKPAAKKAAATKAPVKAAAKKATPAKKAAPAAAPVARPLKDTFNKSSLVAHLVAQTQLEAKAVKTVLAHLETTIIGALNKKGAGEFTLPGLLKVTAQQVPAKKKRFGKDPFTGEERWFPAKPASVKVKVRPLKKLKDAAA, encoded by the coding sequence ATGGCGACCAAAGCGAAACCGACCGCGAAGACTGCAACCAAGCCCGCTGCCAAGAAGGCCGCGGCAACCAAGGCACCCGTGAAGGCTGCCGCCAAGAAGGCCACGCCGGCCAAGAAGGCTGCTCCCGCCGCTGCGCCCGTTGCGCGCCCGCTGAAGGACACCTTCAACAAGTCGAGCCTGGTCGCTCACCTGGTAGCCCAGACCCAACTGGAAGCCAAGGCCGTGAAGACGGTGCTGGCCCACCTGGAAACCACCATCATCGGCGCGCTGAACAAGAAGGGCGCTGGCGAGTTCACGCTGCCCGGCCTGCTGAAGGTCACGGCGCAGCAAGTGCCGGCCAAGAAGAAGCGTTTCGGCAAGGACCCGTTCACCGGTGAAGAGCGTTGGTTCCCGGCCAAGCCGGCCAGCGTCAAGGTCAAGGTCCGTCCGCTGAAGAAGCTGAAGGACGCCGCAGCCTGA
- a CDS encoding alpha/beta hydrolase fold domain-containing protein: protein MPSLQSQLWRLALRLVRRKRRFASAQALHDEIRRRRIVGRAYPSRRLRARHAVSEERIAGMEVYTVRPRGGPAHGKSRHILYLHGGGYVFDIVSQHWDFIGKLVDALGCAVTVPVYPLAPEHTHRDVFAAMVPLWQVLQQRHPGADLTVMGDSAGGGMALALAQVLRDSGQPLPRRLVLLSPFLDATGDNPGIDALEPFDPMLSRPGGIECGRVYAGADPVTLPQVSPMHGVLRGLPPTTLFIGTHDILLPDCRKFRQMADEQGLPLRYHEGEGMFHVWMLLPMPEADAAFAEIVRSVLADDAHGTEGRDGLAPVRTAVAPQEVTDPG from the coding sequence ATGCCAAGTCTGCAAAGCCAGCTGTGGCGGCTTGCCTTGCGCCTGGTCCGCCGCAAGCGGCGGTTTGCCAGCGCCCAGGCGCTCCATGATGAAATCCGGCGGCGCCGTATCGTCGGACGCGCCTATCCGTCCCGGCGCCTGCGTGCGCGGCATGCGGTCAGCGAGGAGCGGATCGCCGGAATGGAGGTCTACACCGTGCGGCCCAGGGGCGGGCCTGCGCACGGTAAATCCCGCCATATCCTTTACCTGCACGGCGGCGGCTATGTCTTCGACATCGTCAGCCAGCACTGGGATTTCATCGGCAAGCTGGTGGACGCGCTTGGCTGCGCGGTGACGGTGCCGGTCTATCCGCTGGCGCCTGAACATACCCACCGCGACGTGTTCGCGGCCATGGTGCCGCTGTGGCAGGTGCTGCAGCAGCGCCATCCGGGCGCAGACCTGACCGTCATGGGCGATTCCGCTGGCGGCGGCATGGCACTGGCGCTGGCACAGGTGCTGCGCGACAGCGGCCAGCCGCTGCCGCGGCGGCTGGTGTTGCTGTCGCCGTTCCTGGATGCCACCGGCGACAATCCCGGCATCGATGCCCTGGAGCCGTTCGACCCGATGCTGTCACGCCCCGGGGGCATTGAATGCGGGCGCGTCTATGCCGGCGCGGATCCGGTCACCCTGCCGCAGGTCAGTCCCATGCACGGCGTGTTGCGCGGGTTGCCGCCCACCACGTTGTTTATCGGCACCCATGACATCCTGCTGCCCGACTGCAGGAAGTTCCGCCAGATGGCCGACGAGCAGGGCCTGCCGCTTCGGTATCACGAGGGCGAGGGAATGTTCCATGTCTGGATGCTGCTGCCGATGCCGGAAGCGGACGCGGCGTTTGCCGAGATTGTGCGGTCAGTGCTTGCCGACGACGCGCACGGCACGGAGGGTAGGGACGGGCTGGCGCCTGTGCGCACTGCCGTTGCCCCGCAGGAGGTGACCGACCCGGGTTGA
- a CDS encoding 5-carboxymethyl-2-hydroxymuconate Delta-isomerase encodes MPHLVIELTENTRLNCSQEELLDEANAALLASGQFQEADIKSRCVTLSTYRQGVDAVERAFVHARLSILDGRDTAVRQALAQAVCDVIAEAVRAGSGTGQDVQVSVEVCEMARATYAKQVVA; translated from the coding sequence ATGCCTCACCTCGTCATCGAACTCACCGAAAACACCCGCCTGAACTGCTCGCAGGAAGAGTTGCTGGATGAAGCCAATGCCGCCCTGCTGGCCTCCGGACAGTTCCAGGAGGCGGACATCAAGTCGCGCTGCGTCACGCTGTCGACTTACCGCCAGGGCGTGGACGCGGTCGAGCGGGCCTTTGTCCACGCGCGCCTGTCGATCCTGGACGGCCGCGACACCGCCGTGCGCCAGGCGCTGGCGCAGGCCGTCTGCGACGTGATCGCCGAAGCCGTGCGCGCCGGCTCCGGCACCGGCCAGGACGTGCAGGTGTCGGTAGAGGTCTGCGAGATGGCGCGGGCAACCTATGCCAAGCAGGTGGTGGCCTGA
- a CDS encoding HAD domain-containing protein, whose product MAERLIMLDVPGVLYSDRSRTRLGGIPDSGTLRDVRFFDPVALGFVRRLFGVAGARVVVSDAWRRGTPAAILQQLDLQVEAMTPPAAGGHGAEIEAYFAQGAKPVHYVIISCAAPESMPEALREHLVTVDPAAGLTLENFQQALGILGVACPSTVMPAPKMDAGLKAKLAQLQQLARENPARFGGALAPARERTPVPA is encoded by the coding sequence ATGGCTGAACGACTCATCATGCTGGACGTACCCGGCGTCCTGTATTCCGACCGCTCCCGCACCCGCCTCGGCGGCATTCCGGATTCGGGCACGCTGCGCGACGTCCGGTTCTTTGATCCTGTCGCGCTGGGGTTCGTACGCAGGTTGTTCGGCGTGGCCGGCGCCCGCGTGGTGGTGTCCGACGCCTGGCGCCGCGGCACGCCCGCGGCAATCCTGCAGCAGCTGGACCTGCAGGTCGAAGCCATGACCCCGCCGGCCGCAGGCGGCCATGGTGCGGAGATCGAAGCTTATTTCGCCCAGGGCGCCAAGCCGGTTCACTACGTGATCATTTCCTGCGCCGCCCCGGAGTCGATGCCCGAGGCCTTGCGCGAGCATCTCGTCACCGTTGACCCGGCTGCCGGGCTGACCCTGGAGAACTTCCAGCAGGCGCTCGGCATCCTGGGCGTGGCCTGCCCGTCCACGGTGATGCCTGCACCGAAAATGGATGCCGGCCTGAAGGCCAAGCTGGCCCAGCTGCAGCAGCTCGCCCGGGAAAATCCGGCCCGCTTTGGCGGCGCACTGGCACCGGCACGCGAGCGCACGCCCGTCCCCGCCTGA
- a CDS encoding methyl-accepting chemotaxis protein: MVQVIKTHLPGRSRAAAPARLFARLSARLGRLPLVARLCAAFALVYLFGAAVGLTGIANLVSIKARTDTLYQHDMHGAISAERAQSALATLGRAQLALTMATSSTERDDAAADVALGLSQLDAALAGVRQAAAAQAAPLLRERQRTGELVQAYVALLRKQPLDSLQFDSAVSVDGHFVTEQLQSLSRQVEAVRQQQEQKAAATVASVAASQLRAQAWMAALLGASLLAAAALAWIAARSLRAELGGEPRDAAEIARRIAAGDLTATIALRPSDHSSMLHHVARMRDQLAGVLARIQASAQEITAASQQIAEDNHALSARTQRQASALDATTGSMQALAARVADAHAQATESSQMASQARAATDAGAAVVQQMRGAMDTLHGHSRHIAEIVGVIQGIAFQTNILALNAAVEAARAGPAGRGFAVVAQEVRALAQRSADAAREIDGIVSTATHEIEQGARLSASVVAAMDRIAATVGHSHALAEALRTLADEQAGSVQAAGQSVSQLRQTAQQNAALVDELASQAARLDQHAAALADDVARFRF; the protein is encoded by the coding sequence GTGGTGCAAGTCATCAAGACACACCTGCCCGGCCGCAGCCGGGCAGCTGCCCCCGCGCGGCTGTTCGCGCGGCTTTCCGCACGACTGGGCCGCCTGCCGCTGGTGGCACGCCTGTGCGCTGCCTTTGCCCTGGTGTACCTGTTCGGTGCCGCGGTCGGGTTGACCGGGATCGCCAACCTGGTCTCGATCAAGGCGCGCACCGACACCCTGTACCAGCACGACATGCACGGTGCCATCTCGGCCGAGCGCGCGCAGTCGGCACTGGCCACCCTCGGCCGTGCCCAGCTGGCGTTGACCATGGCCACCAGCAGCACCGAGCGCGACGATGCCGCCGCCGACGTCGCGCTCGGCCTGTCGCAGCTCGATGCTGCGCTGGCCGGCGTACGCCAGGCCGCCGCAGCACAGGCCGCGCCGCTGCTGCGCGAACGCCAGCGCACCGGCGAGCTGGTGCAGGCCTACGTGGCGCTGCTGCGCAAGCAGCCGCTGGACTCGCTGCAATTCGACAGCGCGGTCTCGGTCGACGGCCACTTCGTTACTGAACAGCTGCAATCCCTCAGCCGGCAGGTGGAAGCCGTGCGCCAGCAGCAGGAACAAAAGGCCGCCGCCACTGTGGCCAGCGTGGCGGCCAGCCAGCTGCGCGCGCAGGCATGGATGGCCGCCCTGCTCGGCGCCAGCCTGCTGGCGGCCGCCGCGCTGGCGTGGATCGCTGCGCGCAGCCTGCGTGCCGAACTTGGCGGCGAGCCGCGCGACGCCGCCGAGATCGCTCGCCGCATAGCCGCCGGCGACCTGACCGCCACCATTGCCCTGCGCCCGTCGGACCACAGCAGCATGCTGCACCACGTGGCCCGCATGCGCGACCAGCTTGCCGGCGTACTGGCCCGTATCCAGGCCAGCGCCCAGGAGATCACCGCGGCCAGCCAGCAGATCGCCGAAGACAACCACGCCTTGTCGGCGCGCACCCAGCGGCAGGCCAGCGCGCTCGATGCCACCACCGGCAGCATGCAGGCACTGGCAGCACGCGTGGCCGACGCGCACGCCCAGGCCACCGAATCGAGCCAGATGGCCAGCCAGGCACGCGCCGCCACCGATGCCGGCGCTGCCGTGGTGCAGCAGATGCGCGGCGCGATGGATACGCTGCACGGCCACTCGCGCCATATCGCCGAGATCGTCGGCGTGATCCAGGGGATCGCCTTCCAGACCAATATACTGGCGCTGAATGCCGCGGTGGAAGCGGCCCGCGCCGGCCCCGCCGGCCGCGGCTTCGCGGTGGTCGCGCAAGAAGTGCGCGCGCTGGCCCAGCGCAGCGCCGATGCGGCGCGCGAGATCGACGGCATCGTCAGCACCGCTACACACGAGATCGAGCAAGGCGCGCGCCTGAGCGCCAGCGTGGTGGCGGCGATGGACCGCATCGCGGCTACCGTCGGGCACAGCCATGCGCTGGCCGAGGCCTTGCGCACGCTTGCCGACGAGCAGGCCGGCAGCGTGCAGGCCGCCGGGCAATCCGTATCGCAGCTGCGCCAGACCGCCCAGCAGAACGCGGCGCTGGTCGATGAGCTGGCCAGCCAGGCAGCCCGGCTGGACCAGCACGCAGCGGCACTGGCCGACGATGTGGCCCGCTTCCGCTTCTAG
- a CDS encoding phosphodiesterase: MTGLPAATPLLDRAPVASGTPIAAALAHARLPPLHAVFQPIVQADNAEILGYEALIRGPAGSPWASPDALFRLAQGVAATMALEIHAARTALAAWRSLDLPGKLFLNFSPMTLRHLLAERGRLMAALLEAGIAPSRLVIEITEQTPIGDAASFAQAMAVLRELGMQYALDDFGTGHANLDLLAHLSPQFVKIDKSLVRGIASCSRRLEILRALLRVMSAFGGRVIAEGVEDEDELAVIRDLGVAGAQGYYVGRPLLRPAAQAPQHVHQALASRHIAVFPQMVRSGWSGITAGRLLRPAPTVSPATSNDAVLRVFQDQPDLQAVAVVNDEGRPLAIISRQAFIDRYAAPFHRELYGKKACIAMANREPACFDHRASLEEMAQILSGENTRSLADGFVITEQGRYIGLGTGADLIRAITEVRMEAARYANPLTFLPGNIPLNQHIERLIEAASEFRACYVDLNHFKPFNDKYGYWKGDEMLKGAAAILAEACDPARDFLGHVGGDDFLVLYQSSDWAARLQAAIRRFNDAARAMYSPADRNAGGMHGEDRHGRPVFFAPVSMAVGVVCVSGEGVAGLQRLGSQHIGAAAAAAKREAKRSATGMAVLDFLSLAATLSV; this comes from the coding sequence ATGACAGGCCTGCCTGCCGCCACGCCTTTGCTCGACCGCGCACCTGTCGCATCTGGTACCCCCATCGCCGCAGCACTTGCGCATGCGCGGCTGCCGCCGCTGCATGCGGTATTCCAGCCGATCGTGCAGGCGGACAATGCCGAGATCCTCGGCTACGAGGCGCTGATCCGGGGGCCGGCGGGCTCGCCCTGGGCGAGCCCGGACGCGTTGTTCCGGCTGGCGCAGGGCGTTGCCGCGACCATGGCGCTGGAGATCCACGCGGCGCGCACTGCGCTGGCCGCCTGGCGCAGCCTGGACCTGCCCGGCAAGCTGTTCCTCAATTTCAGCCCCATGACGTTGCGGCACCTGCTGGCCGAGCGCGGGCGGCTGATGGCGGCGCTGCTGGAGGCCGGTATTGCGCCGTCGCGCCTGGTGATCGAAATCACCGAACAGACCCCGATCGGCGATGCTGCCAGCTTTGCCCAGGCGATGGCGGTGCTGCGCGAGCTTGGCATGCAGTACGCGCTGGATGATTTCGGCACCGGGCATGCCAACCTCGACCTGCTCGCGCACCTGTCGCCGCAGTTCGTCAAGATCGACAAATCGCTGGTGCGGGGCATTGCGTCCTGTTCGCGGCGGCTGGAGATCCTGCGCGCGCTGCTGCGCGTGATGAGCGCCTTTGGCGGGCGCGTGATCGCCGAAGGCGTCGAGGACGAAGACGAGCTCGCCGTGATCCGCGACCTGGGCGTGGCCGGCGCCCAGGGCTACTACGTGGGCCGGCCCTTGTTGCGGCCGGCCGCGCAGGCGCCGCAGCACGTGCACCAGGCGTTGGCTTCGCGGCATATCGCCGTGTTTCCGCAAATGGTGCGCTCAGGCTGGTCGGGCATCACCGCCGGGCGCCTGCTGCGGCCTGCGCCGACGGTGTCGCCTGCCACCAGCAACGATGCGGTGCTGCGCGTCTTCCAGGACCAGCCCGACCTGCAGGCCGTGGCCGTCGTCAATGACGAAGGCCGGCCGCTGGCGATCATCAGCCGCCAGGCTTTCATCGACCGCTACGCGGCGCCATTCCATCGCGAGCTGTATGGCAAGAAGGCCTGCATCGCCATGGCCAACCGCGAGCCGGCCTGCTTTGACCATCGCGCCAGCCTGGAGGAGATGGCGCAGATCCTGTCCGGCGAGAACACGCGCTCGCTTGCCGATGGTTTCGTGATTACCGAACAGGGCCGCTATATCGGCCTGGGCACCGGCGCTGATCTGATCCGGGCCATCACCGAAGTGCGCATGGAGGCGGCGCGCTACGCCAATCCGCTGACCTTCCTGCCCGGCAATATCCCGCTGAACCAGCATATCGAGCGCCTGATCGAAGCCGCCAGCGAGTTCCGCGCCTGCTATGTCGACCTGAACCACTTCAAGCCCTTCAACGACAAATATGGCTACTGGAAGGGCGATGAAATGCTCAAGGGCGCGGCCGCCATCCTGGCCGAGGCCTGTGATCCCGCACGCGATTTTCTCGGCCATGTGGGCGGCGACGACTTCCTGGTGCTGTACCAGAGCAGCGACTGGGCCGCGCGCCTGCAAGCTGCGATCCGGCGCTTCAATGACGCGGCGCGCGCCATGTATTCGCCCGCCGATCGCAACGCCGGCGGCATGCATGGCGAAGACCGCCACGGGCGGCCGGTCTTTTTTGCGCCAGTGTCGATGGCGGTTGGCGTGGTGTGCGTGAGCGGCGAGGGCGTGGCGGGCCTGCAGCGGCTGGGCAGCCAGCATATCGGCGCCGCCGCGGCGGCGGCCAAGCGCGAGGCCAAGCGCTCGGCAACCGGCATGGCCGTGCTGGATTTCCTGTCGCTGGCCGCGACGCTGTCGGTCTAG